The Armatimonadota bacterium genome includes a window with the following:
- the pdxS gene encoding pyridoxal 5'-phosphate synthase subunit PdxS encodes MFAQESTWRTKVGLAEMLRGGVIMDVTDAEQARIAEEAGAVAVMALERVPAQIRAEGGVARMSDPRKIREIMDAVTIPVMAKARIGHFAEAQVLEALGVDFIDESEVLTPADEEHHIDKHAFKVPFVCGCRDLGEALRRIGEGAAMIRTKGEAGSGNIVEAVRHMRAVMKEIRRIQNMRGDELMALAKQLGAPFEQIRFIHENGRLPVPNFSAGGIATPADAALMMQLGAEAVFVGSGIFTSSPDPEDQLRLAKAIVLATAHYDDPKLIAEVSYDLPKMRGVDVRKLDESELMATRGW; translated from the coding sequence ATGTTTGCACAGGAATCTACCTGGAGGACCAAGGTCGGCCTTGCCGAGATGCTCCGAGGCGGCGTGATCATGGACGTGACCGACGCGGAGCAGGCCCGCATCGCCGAAGAGGCCGGAGCGGTGGCAGTCATGGCCCTGGAACGGGTGCCCGCGCAGATCCGGGCGGAGGGGGGAGTGGCGCGGATGAGCGACCCCCGGAAGATCCGAGAGATTATGGATGCCGTCACTATCCCGGTGATGGCAAAGGCCCGCATTGGCCACTTCGCGGAGGCGCAGGTTCTGGAGGCTCTGGGAGTTGATTTCATAGACGAGTCCGAAGTGTTGACGCCGGCAGACGAGGAGCATCACATTGACAAGCACGCGTTCAAGGTGCCCTTCGTCTGCGGATGCCGGGACCTTGGCGAGGCCCTACGGCGGATTGGGGAAGGCGCGGCGATGATCCGCACCAAAGGCGAGGCGGGGTCCGGCAACATCGTGGAGGCCGTGCGTCACATGCGGGCCGTCATGAAAGAGATCCGGCGCATCCAGAACATGCGCGGCGACGAGCTGATGGCGCTGGCCAAGCAGCTGGGCGCGCCCTTCGAGCAGATCCGTTTCATTCACGAAAACGGCCGGCTACCTGTCCCCAACTTCAGCGCAGGCGGAATAGCGACTCCGGCCGACGCGGCGCTGATGATGCAGCTTGGAGCCGAGGCTGTGTTCGTTGGCAGCGGCATCTTCACCAGCTCTCCTGATCCTGAGGATCAGCTGCGCCTTGCGAAGGCGATCGTGCTTGCCACCGCCCACTATGATGATCCGAAACTGATCGCCGAGGTCTCCTACGACCTGCCGAAGATGCGCGGCGTTGACGTGCGCAAGCTGGACGAAAGCGAGCTTATGGCAACACGCGGGTGGTGA
- the gdhA gene encoding glutamate dehydrogenase, with protein sequence MSLTAERVQHDNPFEIAQQQLDKAAAKLQLDPAIHQALREPMRELHVTIPVKMDDGSVKVFKGFRVQYNDARGPNKGGIRFHPDETIDTVRALAAWMTWKTAVVDIPLGGGKGGVICDPKKMSLAELERLSRGYIRALGRFIGPDRDIPAPDVYTTPQIMAWMMDEYSIITGHNTPGVITGKPLSVGGSEGRGDATARGGAYTVREAAKYLDIDLTKATLAIQGFGNAGQYAATLFQDLLGCKVVAVSDSRGGIYLPDGADAHDLVRYKLTNGSLEGYPGAQPISNEALLELDVDVLAPSALEDVITERNAENIRAKIVAELANGPTNPGADEILYRKGVFVIPDFLCNAGGVTVSYFEWVQNETGYYWEEELVHERLDKKMTTAFASVLDMSLEYQTDMRTAAYMVAIQRVAEAMRARGWV encoded by the coding sequence ATGTCGCTCACAGCGGAGCGGGTCCAGCACGACAACCCGTTCGAGATCGCTCAACAGCAGCTGGACAAGGCTGCAGCCAAACTGCAGCTTGATCCTGCCATTCATCAGGCTCTCCGCGAACCCATGCGGGAGCTGCACGTTACCATCCCCGTCAAGATGGACGACGGGTCCGTCAAGGTCTTCAAGGGATTCCGGGTGCAGTACAACGACGCCCGGGGCCCCAACAAAGGCGGTATCCGCTTCCATCCGGACGAGACCATTGACACGGTCCGGGCGCTGGCCGCCTGGATGACGTGGAAGACCGCCGTTGTGGACATCCCTCTGGGCGGGGGCAAGGGCGGAGTCATATGCGACCCCAAGAAGATGTCGCTGGCTGAGCTGGAGAGGCTGAGCCGCGGCTACATCCGGGCTCTGGGGCGCTTTATCGGGCCGGACCGGGATATCCCGGCGCCGGATGTGTATACCACGCCTCAGATCATGGCGTGGATGATGGACGAATACAGCATCATCACGGGCCATAACACGCCGGGAGTCATTACGGGTAAGCCCCTGTCGGTGGGCGGATCCGAGGGTCGAGGCGACGCGACCGCACGGGGAGGCGCCTACACCGTCCGCGAGGCTGCGAAGTATCTGGACATTGACCTGACGAAGGCCACACTGGCGATTCAGGGTTTCGGCAATGCCGGCCAGTATGCCGCCACCTTGTTCCAGGATCTTCTGGGGTGCAAGGTGGTGGCTGTCAGCGATAGCCGGGGCGGAATCTATCTTCCGGACGGAGCGGACGCGCATGATCTGGTCCGTTATAAGCTGACCAACGGATCGTTGGAGGGATACCCGGGCGCTCAGCCCATCTCGAACGAGGCGCTGCTGGAGCTGGATGTGGATGTCCTTGCGCCGTCCGCTCTGGAGGATGTCATCACCGAGCGGAACGCGGAGAACATCCGGGCGAAGATCGTCGCGGAGCTGGCCAACGGGCCCACCAATCCCGGCGCGGATGAGATCCTTTACCGCAAGGGGGTTTTCGTCATTCCCGACTTCCTGTGCAACGCGGGCGGGGTGACCGTCTCCTATTTCGAGTGGGTCCAGAACGAGACCGGCTACTACTGGGAAGAGGAGCTGGTGCACGAGAGGCTGGACAAGAAGATGACCACGGCGTTCGCCTCCGTGCTGGATATGTCTCTGGAGTACCAGACGGACATGCGGACCGCGGCCTATATGGTGGCCATCCAGCGGGTGGCCGAGGCCATGCGCGCTCGCGGGTGGGTCTGA
- a CDS encoding DNA polymerase II — protein MSDSSHLDSEELQALLYGADPLEGVVGCEVADAPQGGVCRAILYVRRGDQVVCEERPFRPWIVTDRPSLAGATGSSRLEGEGLFWLHEFPDLESFRQARSALEREGVRHGTDAVAYPSPVRQFLLRSGVTFFKGMRFEDAVRMQVDIETASLSPHDPDARVLMAAVTGSRGFNEAVRGSEAEILQRLNALVKELDPDIIEGHNIFGFDLPYLARRAEALSVPLAWGRDGSEVRFASSRSVPMGGISRPFTPAYVFGRSIVDTLLAVQRYDVGRSEMSSYGLKEAAAHLGVREPGRLVLDRRDMARLWQEDPETVARYALQDAQETASLSAIVTPPDFYVAQMVPDSFQSSATGGTGEKINLLMVRAYLRRGHAIPRPLPGRPVPGGYTELGRAGLVERVVKADVESLYPSLMLAREIAPSSDRLGAFLPMLRELTARRLDAKARKASTGGVERAYWDSLQASYKILINSFYGYLGAAFFFNDPDAAERVTRGGQELVQQVVREIEQLGGNVVEVDTDGVYFQPPPGVETLEEEEDLIRRVSERLPEGIHLAHDGRWRAMISLKVKNYVLFGYDGAKVFKGAALRSRADERFGQEFLARSVDLIAEGRKEEVGELYRDYMRRIEEGRLQSREFCRRERVTAKALQGRSLQRAADALEGASQGDYLLLYRRVDGTLARIEDYAGDEDREYLKEKLYRFACRLEPALGEDLDRLCPPPRSSRSAARGQQSLDLFGPDGGPEQECFPGAGSS, from the coding sequence ATGTCAGACTCATCCCACCTTGATTCAGAAGAGCTTCAGGCGCTGCTCTACGGAGCCGATCCCCTGGAAGGCGTGGTGGGGTGCGAGGTCGCCGACGCGCCGCAGGGAGGAGTATGCCGTGCGATCCTTTATGTGCGCCGCGGCGATCAGGTCGTCTGCGAGGAGCGCCCCTTCCGTCCGTGGATCGTCACGGACCGGCCGTCGCTCGCCGGAGCCACCGGCTCAAGCCGTCTGGAAGGAGAAGGCCTGTTCTGGCTTCACGAGTTCCCGGATCTGGAGTCCTTCCGGCAGGCCAGATCCGCGCTGGAGCGCGAGGGTGTGCGTCACGGGACCGACGCTGTCGCCTATCCCTCGCCTGTGCGGCAGTTCCTCCTCAGGAGCGGTGTGACCTTCTTCAAGGGGATGCGTTTCGAGGACGCCGTCCGGATGCAGGTGGACATCGAGACGGCCTCCCTGTCTCCTCACGATCCGGATGCCCGCGTTCTGATGGCCGCGGTGACCGGAAGCCGGGGTTTCAACGAGGCGGTGCGCGGCAGCGAGGCGGAGATCCTGCAGCGTCTGAACGCGCTCGTGAAGGAGCTAGACCCGGACATCATCGAGGGGCACAACATCTTCGGGTTCGATCTGCCGTATCTGGCAAGGCGCGCGGAAGCCCTGAGTGTGCCGCTGGCATGGGGCAGGGACGGATCCGAGGTGCGCTTTGCCTCGTCGCGCAGCGTCCCGATGGGAGGCATTAGCCGTCCGTTCACACCAGCGTATGTGTTCGGGCGCAGCATCGTGGACACTCTGCTTGCCGTCCAGCGCTATGACGTTGGACGTTCCGAGATGTCGAGCTACGGGCTGAAGGAGGCCGCGGCTCACCTGGGCGTCCGGGAGCCGGGACGCCTTGTTCTGGACCGGCGGGACATGGCTCGCCTCTGGCAGGAGGATCCGGAGACGGTTGCGCGCTATGCCCTTCAGGACGCGCAGGAGACCGCCAGCCTGTCCGCCATCGTCACTCCCCCGGATTTCTACGTGGCTCAGATGGTGCCGGATTCGTTCCAATCCTCTGCGACAGGCGGCACCGGCGAGAAGATTAATCTGCTGATGGTTCGCGCATATCTCCGCCGGGGGCACGCCATACCCCGGCCCTTGCCCGGCCGTCCGGTTCCGGGAGGCTACACCGAGCTGGGCCGAGCCGGCCTGGTGGAGCGGGTGGTGAAAGCGGATGTGGAGAGTCTGTATCCCAGTCTGATGCTGGCCCGGGAGATAGCGCCGTCATCGGACCGGCTGGGAGCCTTCCTGCCGATGCTGCGGGAGCTGACCGCGCGCCGGCTGGACGCGAAGGCCCGCAAAGCGTCCACTGGCGGCGTGGAGCGCGCCTACTGGGATTCGCTTCAGGCGTCCTACAAGATCCTCATCAACTCGTTCTACGGGTATCTGGGCGCTGCGTTTTTCTTCAATGATCCAGACGCGGCGGAGCGTGTGACGCGGGGAGGCCAGGAGCTCGTGCAGCAGGTGGTTCGGGAGATCGAGCAGCTGGGCGGAAACGTCGTCGAGGTGGACACGGACGGGGTCTATTTTCAGCCGCCGCCGGGCGTTGAGACCCTGGAGGAGGAAGAGGATCTCATCCGGCGCGTCTCTGAGCGGCTGCCTGAAGGCATCCATCTGGCGCACGACGGGCGCTGGCGGGCGATGATCTCCCTGAAGGTCAAGAACTATGTCCTGTTCGGATACGACGGCGCGAAGGTCTTCAAGGGAGCTGCCCTCCGGTCACGCGCAGACGAGCGCTTCGGGCAGGAGTTTTTGGCGCGGTCTGTGGACCTGATCGCGGAGGGGCGCAAAGAAGAGGTGGGAGAGCTCTACCGGGACTATATGCGGCGTATCGAGGAGGGACGGCTGCAGTCCCGGGAGTTCTGCAGGCGGGAGCGTGTCACGGCCAAGGCCCTGCAGGGCCGTTCTCTCCAGAGGGCTGCAGACGCCCTGGAGGGAGCCTCCCAGGGGGACTACCTGCTGCTTTACCGCCGCGTGGACGGGACGCTTGCGCGCATCGAAGACTATGCCGGCGACGAGGACCGGGAGTATCTGAAGGAGAAACTGTATCGCTTCGCCTGCCGGCTTGAGCCTGCCCTGGGGGAAGATCTGGACCGCCTCTGCCCTCCACCGCGATCTTCCCGTTCTGCCGCCCGCGGTCAGCAATCTCTGGATCTCTTCGGCCCGGACGGCGGACCGGAACAGGAGTGCTTCCCTGGAGCCGGGTCTTCCTAG
- the recF gene encoding DNA replication and repair protein RecF, whose translation MHIRRITILNFRNLEPTNLELTAGFWAVLGDNAQGKSNFLEACSVLCRGQSHRTERERELARRGDRWFTIEGRIWREQRGGVDLAVRLNPEGKKELLTNGSRASSLTKYAQEAASVHFSSDDVEVVRGEPSLRRDFLNEVASLVSQGYVYDYSRFRRALEQKSRALKDIRDRLAPLSSLDVWDHQLADYAGRVCARRERLVRELAPLVRDLYGHLSGGLEDLVLSYAPDVPAPPSLEGWPSAIASALAARRGEELERGIPLTGPQRDDVSITIGGMDARAFASRGQCRTAALALRLAQARLVREQTGEWPVLLMDDVFAELDERRRGLLMQAASEAEQTLAAAASESDLPGQDGVFAGRLRVSKGMLSFEG comes from the coding sequence ATGCACATTCGGCGGATCACCATACTCAACTTCAGAAACCTGGAGCCCACCAACCTGGAGCTGACGGCGGGGTTCTGGGCGGTTCTGGGGGACAATGCCCAGGGCAAGTCTAACTTCCTGGAGGCCTGCTCCGTCCTCTGCAGGGGACAGTCCCATCGGACCGAGCGCGAAAGGGAGCTCGCCAGACGGGGGGACCGGTGGTTCACCATCGAAGGGAGGATCTGGCGGGAACAGCGAGGCGGCGTGGACCTCGCTGTTCGGCTGAATCCTGAAGGGAAAAAGGAGCTCCTCACTAATGGCTCGCGCGCCTCATCTCTGACCAAGTATGCCCAGGAGGCGGCCAGTGTACACTTTTCCTCCGATGATGTGGAGGTCGTTCGAGGCGAGCCTTCGCTGCGCCGGGACTTCCTAAATGAGGTCGCCTCTCTGGTGAGCCAGGGCTACGTCTATGACTACAGCCGTTTCCGAAGGGCGCTGGAACAGAAGAGCCGGGCGCTCAAGGATATTCGTGACAGACTGGCACCACTCTCATCGCTGGACGTCTGGGATCACCAGCTGGCGGACTACGCCGGCAGAGTATGCGCTCGCAGGGAGCGGCTGGTGCGAGAGCTTGCTCCTCTGGTGAGGGATCTGTATGGGCATCTTTCGGGCGGACTGGAGGATCTCGTTCTATCATATGCCCCCGATGTGCCGGCTCCCCCATCTCTGGAAGGTTGGCCGTCAGCGATTGCGTCTGCGCTTGCTGCCCGGCGCGGCGAAGAGCTGGAACGCGGGATTCCGCTGACGGGTCCGCAGCGTGACGACGTATCCATCACCATTGGGGGGATGGACGCGAGGGCGTTCGCGTCGCGGGGGCAGTGCCGGACGGCGGCCCTGGCACTCAGGCTTGCGCAGGCCAGACTGGTCCGCGAACAGACGGGGGAGTGGCCGGTTCTACTGATGGATGATGTGTTCGCGGAGCTGGATGAAAGGCGCCGCGGACTGCTGATGCAGGCCGCATCGGAGGCGGAGCAGACGCTTGCGGCAGCCGCCAGCGAGTCGGACCTTCCCGGCCAGGACGGCGTATTCGCGGGACGCCTCCGGGTTTCAAAGGGTATGCTGTCTTTCGAGGGATGA
- a CDS encoding phosphoenolpyruvate synthase, which translates to MYPPPSTGIPSIDRVLSAIIPGDNIVWQVDDLAVYRRLAERFARASLQSGRKLVYFRFAEHDPVLPPMDGVDVSTLDPSIGFDAFAQEAHTRIGRYGRDVFYVFDNLSDLVSRWGTDESIANFFRVACPYLYELDTVTYFALKRGMHLDRTVARIRDTTQVLVDVFQRGGQTFLHPLKALDRYSPTMFLPHVFRDDECVPVFESGQAAEILSSLRSTPLRGSPAAGTAPWDRLFGRVGQLREAGRDLRDLSDPEIRALRDELLRMVFGERPALLQVAERFIDPADLLEVRERMIGSGRIGGKAAGMILARKILSSRPEIADVLEPHDSFYIGSDIFFSFLVDNDLFSLRLRQSRDVHTAAETFPALRERFLAGRFPPDVVEQFSRMLDYFGQAPIIVRSSSLLEDDFGNAFAGKYESVFCPNQGHLPDRLEAFMNAVKQVYASALSPDALAYRLKHNLADSDEQMAILVQRVAGRPVGRLFLPLVAGVGFSHSPYVWSDELDASQGMLRVVVGLGTRAVDRVGGDYPRTIFLSHPTLRPEVDAARILKYSQHSVDALDIVSNQFVTVPVVELAAGEYFFPEGHLLFSWLQDGHLADPVSAGRGPRGARPVVTLNNLLRRTDFTAVLRTMLSALQEAYGHPVDTEFTVSLREDGRVRVNLLQCRTLSLPGGAEGAEIPADLPAERVLFEARRCAAPGVVRGITHIVYIDPDWYTGLSLDLKRQVGRVVGRLNRHPALDGARLMLMGPGRWGSSNIDLGVNVTYADINNAAVLVEVARSRGGHTPEVSYGTHFFQDLVEDGILYVPLYPDRPESRFAAEFFMEGPNALENLLPEWAVLHSAVRLIDVRGVAGTTAALVVDAAERRAVCYLEEAK; encoded by the coding sequence GTGTATCCGCCGCCCTCCACAGGGATTCCGTCCATAGACCGTGTGCTGAGCGCCATCATCCCGGGCGACAATATCGTCTGGCAGGTGGACGATCTGGCCGTATACCGGCGCCTGGCGGAGCGTTTCGCCCGGGCCTCGCTTCAGTCGGGAAGAAAGCTGGTCTATTTCCGTTTCGCGGAGCACGATCCGGTTTTGCCTCCAATGGACGGAGTGGATGTCAGCACGCTGGACCCGTCCATCGGGTTCGACGCGTTCGCGCAGGAAGCACACACTCGAATCGGGCGCTACGGGCGGGACGTCTTCTATGTTTTCGACAACCTCTCGGATCTGGTCTCCCGCTGGGGGACCGATGAGTCCATCGCCAACTTCTTCCGTGTGGCCTGTCCGTATCTCTACGAGCTGGACACTGTGACCTACTTCGCCCTTAAGCGCGGGATGCACCTGGACCGCACCGTGGCGCGGATCCGGGATACCACGCAGGTGCTGGTGGACGTGTTCCAGCGCGGCGGGCAGACCTTTCTTCATCCTCTGAAGGCTCTGGACCGCTACTCACCCACCATGTTCCTGCCGCACGTGTTCCGGGACGACGAATGCGTTCCGGTGTTCGAAAGCGGCCAGGCGGCGGAGATCCTGTCGTCCCTGCGCTCCACGCCTCTGCGCGGGTCCCCGGCGGCCGGCACTGCTCCGTGGGACAGGCTTTTCGGGCGTGTGGGGCAGTTGCGGGAGGCCGGGAGGGATCTGCGGGATCTCTCGGACCCCGAGATTCGGGCTTTGCGTGACGAACTGCTGCGGATGGTGTTCGGGGAGCGTCCCGCGCTGCTGCAGGTGGCGGAGCGCTTCATAGACCCTGCCGATCTGCTGGAGGTCCGGGAGCGGATGATCGGCAGCGGGCGCATCGGCGGCAAGGCGGCCGGCATGATCCTGGCCCGCAAGATCCTGTCCTCCCGCCCGGAGATTGCCGATGTCCTGGAGCCGCACGATTCGTTCTACATCGGGTCGGACATTTTCTTCAGCTTCCTGGTGGATAATGATCTGTTCAGTCTGCGCCTGCGGCAGAGCAGGGATGTCCACACCGCGGCCGAGACGTTTCCTGCGCTTCGCGAACGCTTCCTGGCGGGGCGCTTTCCGCCCGATGTGGTGGAGCAGTTCTCCCGGATGCTGGACTATTTCGGCCAGGCGCCGATCATCGTGCGCTCCTCCAGCCTGCTGGAGGACGATTTCGGCAACGCCTTCGCCGGGAAGTATGAGAGCGTTTTCTGTCCAAACCAGGGGCACCTGCCGGACCGGCTGGAAGCGTTCATGAACGCGGTCAAGCAGGTGTACGCCAGCGCGCTCAGCCCGGATGCGCTGGCGTATCGCCTGAAGCACAATCTGGCGGACTCCGATGAGCAGATGGCCATCCTGGTTCAGCGGGTTGCCGGCCGGCCCGTGGGTCGGCTTTTCCTGCCGCTGGTGGCGGGCGTGGGGTTCTCTCACAGTCCATACGTCTGGAGCGATGAACTAGACGCCTCGCAGGGGATGCTGCGGGTGGTGGTGGGCCTCGGGACCCGGGCTGTGGACCGGGTGGGCGGAGACTATCCACGCACGATCTTTCTGAGCCATCCCACGCTGCGCCCGGAAGTGGACGCAGCGCGTATTCTGAAATACTCCCAGCACAGCGTGGATGCGCTGGATATCGTCAGTAATCAGTTTGTCACCGTGCCGGTGGTGGAACTGGCAGCAGGTGAGTATTTCTTCCCCGAGGGGCATCTCCTTTTCTCCTGGCTGCAGGACGGGCACCTGGCCGATCCCGTGTCCGCAGGAAGAGGGCCTCGCGGCGCCCGTCCGGTGGTCACCCTGAACAACCTGCTCCGGCGCACGGACTTCACGGCGGTTCTCAGGACGATGCTTTCCGCCTTGCAGGAGGCCTATGGCCATCCGGTGGACACGGAGTTCACGGTCTCCCTCCGGGAAGACGGGCGGGTGCGCGTTAATCTGCTGCAATGCCGGACGCTTTCCCTTCCCGGCGGGGCGGAGGGTGCGGAGATCCCGGCGGATCTACCTGCGGAGCGGGTGCTGTTCGAGGCGCGCCGCTGCGCGGCTCCAGGCGTGGTCCGGGGAATCACTCACATCGTTTACATAGATCCAGACTGGTATACGGGGCTGAGTCTCGACCTCAAGCGCCAGGTGGGAAGGGTTGTAGGGCGGCTGAACCGCCACCCTGCGCTGGACGGCGCTCGGCTGATGCTTATGGGTCCTGGAAGGTGGGGAAGCAGCAACATCGATCTGGGCGTCAATGTCACCTATGCGGATATCAACAACGCCGCAGTCCTGGTGGAGGTGGCGCGCTCGCGCGGCGGGCACACGCCCGAAGTGTCCTACGGCACCCATTTCTTCCAGGATCTGGTGGAGGATGGTATCCTCTATGTCCCGTTGTATCCCGACCGGCCGGAGAGCCGGTTCGCTGCGGAGTTCTTTATGGAAGGGCCGAACGCTCTGGAGAATCTGCTTCCGGAATGGGCGGTGCTTCACAGCGCGGTGAGGCTGATTGATGTGCGCGGGGTCGCCGGCACGACGGCGGCCCTGGTGGTGGACGCGGCGGAGCGCAGGGCGGTCTGCTATCTGGAAGAGGCTAAATAA
- a CDS encoding peptidase M24 — protein sequence MAVIDEKIRRVRGLLEEQKLAGVAFSTQANFAWLTGGADNHVGLATELGGSTAVVTRDRAFVVCDNIEEPRMREEELWDLGLDVIPFPWWQGGLQERITALVGTDEWGSDVPLPDRICIEPLMYPLRAALTEEEVENYRTLGKIVGIVVQEVADRLEVGQTEHEVAGMLSLLLMSQGVIPQTILVAADDRIIRFRHPVPTDKRIEKMCLMSCGARWKGLICSLTRIVHFGKSSAELIARHQAACTVDAALMAHTVPGVTVGEAFRAGLKAYEEQGYPEEWKLHHQGGPTGYKAREFRATAERTEVIAPFQAFAWNPTVTGAKSEDTILAVEPHPEVLTITPDWPLRKVQGPAGPVFRPGILVK from the coding sequence ATGGCAGTCATTGACGAAAAGATCAGGCGGGTCCGCGGGTTACTGGAAGAGCAGAAACTGGCAGGAGTCGCGTTTTCCACCCAGGCAAACTTCGCTTGGCTGACGGGTGGCGCCGACAACCACGTGGGCCTAGCCACGGAGCTGGGCGGCTCCACCGCTGTCGTCACCCGCGACCGGGCATTCGTGGTCTGCGACAACATCGAAGAGCCCCGCATGCGCGAGGAGGAGCTGTGGGATCTGGGGCTGGATGTCATCCCCTTTCCCTGGTGGCAAGGAGGGCTTCAGGAGCGCATCACGGCTCTTGTTGGGACAGACGAGTGGGGGTCCGACGTTCCGCTGCCGGACCGTATCTGCATCGAGCCACTGATGTATCCTCTTCGGGCCGCTCTGACGGAAGAGGAGGTGGAAAACTACCGCACGCTGGGTAAGATCGTCGGCATTGTGGTGCAGGAGGTGGCCGACCGCCTGGAGGTGGGCCAGACGGAGCATGAGGTGGCCGGCATGCTTTCTTTGCTGCTCATGTCCCAGGGAGTCATCCCTCAGACGATCCTGGTGGCGGCGGACGATCGCATTATACGATTTCGCCATCCTGTTCCCACGGATAAGCGGATCGAGAAGATGTGCCTGATGTCGTGCGGGGCGCGATGGAAGGGTCTGATCTGCTCCCTGACGCGAATTGTGCATTTCGGGAAATCCTCTGCGGAGCTGATCGCCAGGCACCAGGCAGCGTGCACCGTAGACGCGGCCCTGATGGCCCACACGGTTCCCGGTGTCACCGTGGGAGAGGCGTTCCGGGCCGGTCTCAAGGCTTATGAGGAGCAGGGCTATCCGGAGGAGTGGAAGTTGCACCACCAGGGCGGACCGACGGGCTACAAGGCCCGCGAGTTCCGCGCCACGGCGGAGCGGACAGAGGTCATCGCTCCGTTCCAGGCTTTCGCGTGGAATCCCACCGTCACCGGAGCGAAGTCAGAGGACACCATTCTGGCCGTGGAGCCGCATCCGGAGGTGCTGACCATCACGCCAGACTGGCCGCTGCGGAAGGTGCAGGGACCGGCAGGACCGGTGTTTCGACCGGGAATCCTGGTGAAGTAA
- a CDS encoding hydrolase codes for MNVPGLPRPEHPRPTLFRDHWHNLNGVWTFAFDADCSAEDSGWFLEPHGDRTIVVPFVHQAPLSGIGDPAQVDCVWYWRFFQVPAEWLTGRLLLHFGAVDYEATVWVNGQQQGSHRGGFTPFTLDITDACRPGENLLAVRAFDPISPAIPSGKQSERESYGCKYTRSTGIWQTVWLEPVPLLSVREPAVLASLKEATVRVTAPVHGDPSRARVRATISRGGQQIARAEADASSGSARLEITIPRPVAWGPGSPELYYLTLEALRGNEALDRAVSYFGMRDVEVSGGHFLINGRPHVFRGVLDQGYWPDGIYTAPSDRELRLDIERAMLYGFDSARLHQKVFEPRTLYWADRLGYLVWAEFPDWGTDLALPEARENIRREWLEAVRRDLSHPCIVIWTPFNERECFEQDAEQRDFLKEVVRLTHQADPSRPVCSSSGWAHVSETDIVDIHDYDSSGNALRERYLRPPGPEGPASKHRAAMAKGEPYRGQPIIASEVGGIWWDPARDASDAGWGYGERPASEEEFLNRYRDCVLSLLDCRPLSGFVYTQLTDVEQEVNGLYTYGRSAKFDPAVIREINTARAAAEE; via the coding sequence ATGAACGTCCCTGGGCTTCCCCGTCCCGAACATCCCCGGCCCACCCTGTTTCGCGACCACTGGCACAACCTGAACGGCGTCTGGACGTTCGCCTTCGACGCGGACTGCAGCGCCGAGGACAGCGGGTGGTTTCTGGAGCCTCACGGCGACAGGACCATCGTGGTGCCCTTCGTGCATCAGGCGCCGCTCTCCGGTATCGGCGATCCTGCTCAGGTGGACTGCGTCTGGTACTGGCGCTTTTTCCAGGTTCCCGCCGAATGGCTGACCGGCAGGCTGCTGCTCCATTTCGGAGCAGTGGACTATGAAGCCACAGTCTGGGTGAACGGCCAGCAGCAGGGCTCGCATCGCGGCGGTTTCACTCCTTTCACACTGGATATCACGGACGCCTGCCGCCCGGGTGAGAATCTCCTCGCGGTCCGGGCCTTTGATCCCATATCTCCGGCCATCCCCAGCGGAAAGCAGTCGGAGCGCGAATCCTACGGGTGCAAATACACCCGCTCCACGGGCATATGGCAGACGGTGTGGCTGGAGCCGGTGCCCCTCCTCTCTGTCCGGGAGCCTGCGGTCCTTGCGTCCCTGAAGGAGGCAACAGTGCGCGTCACGGCGCCCGTTCACGGCGATCCATCTCGTGCGCGAGTGCGGGCCACGATCTCCCGCGGCGGTCAACAGATCGCCCGTGCGGAGGCGGATGCGTCGTCGGGATCGGCACGTTTGGAGATTACTATCCCGCGTCCGGTGGCGTGGGGGCCGGGAAGCCCCGAGCTTTATTACCTTACCCTGGAAGCGCTGCGCGGCAACGAGGCGCTGGACCGCGCCGTCAGCTACTTCGGAATGCGAGACGTCGAGGTTTCCGGCGGCCATTTTCTGATCAACGGAAGACCCCATGTCTTCCGGGGCGTTCTGGACCAGGGCTACTGGCCGGATGGCATCTACACAGCCCCTTCCGACCGGGAGCTGCGCCTGGATATCGAGCGCGCAATGCTATACGGCTTTGACAGTGCACGCCTCCATCAAAAGGTGTTTGAACCCCGCACGCTCTACTGGGCCGACCGGCTGGGCTACCTCGTGTGGGCCGAGTTTCCGGACTGGGGGACGGACCTTGCGCTGCCGGAGGCCCGGGAGAACATCCGCAGGGAGTGGTTGGAGGCCGTGCGGCGCGACCTCAGCCACCCCTGCATCGTCATCTGGACGCCATTCAACGAGCGGGAGTGCTTCGAGCAAGACGCCGAGCAGAGGGATTTCCTGAAGGAGGTTGTGCGGCTGACCCACCAGGCGGATCCCTCAAGGCCGGTCTGTAGCTCCAGCGGATGGGCGCACGTCTCCGAGACAGACATCGTGGACATTCACGACTATGACTCAAGCGGAAATGCTCTCCGGGAACGCTACTTGCGGCCTCCCGGTCCGGAGGGGCCGGCAAGTAAGCACCGCGCTGCAATGGCGAAGGGTGAGCCTTACCGTGGGCAACCCATCATCGCCAGCGAGGTGGGCGGCATCTGGTGGGATCCCGCCCGGGACGCGTCCGATGCGGGATGGGGATACGGCGAACGTCCTGCCAGCGAGGAGGAGTTCCTGAACCGCTACCGGGACTGTGTCCTTTCGCTGCTGGACTGCCGGCCGCTATCGGGTTTCGTCTACACTCAGCTAACGGACGTGGAGCAGGAGGTCAACGGGCTTTACACCTATGGCCGTTCAGCCAAGTTCGACCCGGCCGTTATCAGGGAGATCAACACAGCCCGCGCAGCCGCTGAGGAATAG